CGGCGGCATCAAACGACAGGTTCTCGGACACGACGACAATCTGATGGTCGTACGTGTGTGGTTTGATGAGGGCAGTATCGGCTATGTACATAAACACCCGCACACCCAGGTGAGCTATGTAGAAAGCGGTGAGTTTGAAGTGCAGGTAGATGGTCGCAAGAAGCTGCTGAAAGCGGGAGATAGTTTTTACATTGCGCCGCACCTGGAGCACGGCGCGGTGTGTAGAAAAGCTGGTGTTTTGCTCGACACCTTCAGTCCTTGTCGGGAAGATTTTCTGGGAAAATAACCGGGATAATAATAATGAAGAACTTACGTTGGACCATTGTGTCTCTGGTAGCACTGGCTACCATTATCAACTATATCGACCGCACCGCGCTGTCAGTTATGTGGCCGGGAATCGCCGACGATCTTGGTATGGATAGCCATGATTACGCGAACATCATGAGTGTTTTCCTGGTCGCCTACGCGGTTGGCCAGGCGGTATTTGGTCGCATATTTGATGCCGTCGGTACGCGGCTTGGTTTTCTGCTGTCTATTGTGGCGTGGTCTATTTCGATTGCACTACACGCCTTGGCTGCCTCCGTGGCATCCTTCAGTATTTTTCGCACCCTGCTCGGCTTCAGTGAAGCTGGTAACTGGCCTGGAGCTACCAAGGCGAACGCAGAGTGGTTTCCGGCTCGAGAGCGCGCGTTGGCTCAGGGTATCTTTGGCGCTGGCGCCTCCGCGGGCAGCATTATCGCCCCGCCGCTA
This is a stretch of genomic DNA from Microbulbifer bruguierae. It encodes these proteins:
- a CDS encoding cupin domain-containing protein produces the protein MPATDAFVQAQDVEVEDLGGGIKRQVLGHDDNLMVVRVWFDEGSIGYVHKHPHTQVSYVESGEFEVQVDGRKKLLKAGDSFYIAPHLEHGAVCRKAGVLLDTFSPCREDFLGK